One genomic window of Halorubrum hochsteinianum includes the following:
- a CDS encoding ABC transporter permease subunit, protein MTDRLRRVGRRLAVAVRRVLRVAKWESARASGGVDRRTLAAGVALLLVAGGVVGVAVATGVAGLDVDQDVYRVGVDAESPYADAIEAESSLKPVSAGTASLGDSTDAVVTTVVRPGTVDDGSIGSGDVEAVVVRASDTQKGRAAAATVREAVEAHNERVMRAEPNQTAAFPVTVTLRYVSRTTGFDDGATLGGSDGDDGTGSGDGAEGGGGDGGDGGGSDDGDSGDATTDGDATTDGDASSVDGGAGSDDDGGLAVPSIGGGAFGADTIGSPGSITPPFPFTSLLLAFAFLVPMNFLIQAYGSSILDERTNRRGEPLLVTPLSPAEIVAGKTLPYAAAAAVVTTLIALAVGGGPLSVFAVAPVAAAFLGATFVGAMFARSFKELTFVTVGVSVLLTTYAFVPAIFTNVTPVALVSPLTLVVFDLQGEAVSAGEALFSTVPMGAGAALLFGLGLGVYREEDMFSQKPVARKFLDALAVRLSPVPAGGGILRRDRLRALGSVAFLTACTIPFVFVAELLAVAVLFALPVTVSIPVLLVTIAFIEEIAKSVGLYAGFERGVFERGVSDRPDGDGVGRGALGVALAVGVASGTGFFLAEKATAVVQAVGLTDLFLGRAAFADVAGLSGLPPLALAALFFAPLVLHVVTTSAAAVGASRGRTAYAVALALATLGHAAYNVGVVSLG, encoded by the coding sequence GTGACCGACCGACTGCGCCGCGTCGGCCGGCGGCTCGCGGTCGCCGTCCGCCGCGTCCTCCGGGTCGCGAAATGGGAGTCCGCCCGCGCCTCCGGCGGCGTCGACCGCCGGACGCTCGCCGCGGGGGTCGCCCTGCTCCTCGTCGCCGGGGGCGTCGTCGGCGTCGCGGTGGCGACCGGGGTCGCGGGCCTCGACGTCGATCAGGACGTCTATCGGGTCGGCGTCGACGCCGAGTCGCCGTACGCGGACGCGATCGAGGCGGAGTCCTCGCTCAAGCCGGTTTCGGCCGGCACGGCGTCGCTCGGCGACTCCACCGACGCGGTCGTGACGACGGTGGTGCGGCCCGGAACGGTCGACGACGGCTCGATCGGCTCCGGGGACGTCGAGGCGGTCGTCGTCCGCGCGAGCGACACGCAGAAGGGGCGGGCGGCGGCCGCCACGGTCCGCGAGGCGGTCGAGGCGCACAACGAGCGCGTGATGCGGGCCGAGCCGAACCAGACGGCGGCGTTCCCGGTCACCGTCACGCTGCGGTACGTCAGTCGGACGACCGGATTCGACGACGGCGCGACGCTCGGCGGGAGCGACGGCGACGACGGGACCGGGTCGGGAGACGGCGCTGAGGGCGGTGGAGGAGACGGCGGCGACGGCGGGGGGAGCGACGACGGCGACAGCGGTGACGCGACGACCGACGGCGACGCGACGACCGACGGCGACGCCAGCTCCGTCGACGGCGGCGCGGGATCGGACGACGACGGCGGGCTCGCGGTGCCGTCGATCGGCGGCGGTGCCTTCGGCGCGGACACGATCGGATCGCCGGGATCGATCACGCCGCCGTTCCCGTTCACCTCGCTGCTACTGGCGTTCGCCTTCCTCGTGCCGATGAACTTCCTGATCCAGGCGTACGGCTCGTCGATCCTCGACGAGCGGACGAACCGGCGCGGGGAGCCGCTCTTGGTCACCCCGCTGTCGCCGGCCGAGATCGTCGCCGGCAAGACGCTGCCGTACGCCGCGGCCGCCGCGGTCGTCACGACGCTCATCGCGCTCGCGGTCGGCGGCGGGCCGCTCTCCGTGTTCGCCGTGGCCCCGGTCGCGGCGGCCTTCCTCGGGGCGACGTTCGTCGGCGCGATGTTCGCGCGCTCGTTCAAGGAGCTGACCTTCGTCACGGTGGGCGTGAGCGTCCTGCTGACGACGTACGCGTTCGTGCCGGCCATCTTCACGAACGTGACGCCCGTCGCGCTCGTCTCGCCGCTGACGCTCGTCGTCTTCGACCTCCAGGGCGAGGCCGTCTCCGCCGGAGAGGCGCTCTTCTCGACGGTCCCGATGGGCGCGGGCGCGGCGCTGCTGTTCGGGCTCGGCCTCGGCGTCTACCGCGAGGAGGACATGTTCTCACAGAAGCCCGTGGCGCGGAAGTTCCTCGACGCGCTCGCGGTGCGGCTCTCCCCCGTCCCCGCCGGCGGCGGGATCCTGCGGCGCGACCGGCTCCGGGCGCTCGGGTCCGTCGCGTTCCTCACCGCCTGTACGATCCCCTTCGTGTTCGTCGCGGAACTGCTGGCCGTCGCGGTGCTGTTCGCGCTGCCGGTCACGGTGTCGATCCCGGTGTTGCTCGTGACGATCGCGTTTATCGAGGAAATCGCCAAGAGCGTCGGCCTCTACGCCGGGTTCGAGCGCGGCGTCTTCGAGCGCGGAGTCTCGGACCGCCCGGACGGCGACGGCGTCGGTCGCGGCGCGCTCGGCGTCGCGTTGGCGGTCGGCGTCGCCTCGGGGACCGGCTTCTTCCTCGCGGAGAAGGCCACGGCGGTCGTTCAGGCGGTCGGGCTCACCGACCTGTTCCTCGGTCGCGCAGCCTTCGCCGACGTGGCCGGCCTCTCCGGGCTCCCGCCGCTCGCGCTCGCGGCGCTGTTCTTCGCGCCGCTGGTCCTCCACGTCGTCACGACGAGCGCCGCCGCCGTCGGCGCGAGCCGCGGGCGGACCGCCTACGCGGTCGCGCTCGCGCTGGCGACCCTCGGGCACGCCGCGTACAACGTGGGGGTGGTGAGCCTTGGATAG
- a CDS encoding ABC transporter permease: MDSRLTIAGRELAGLRAEKTILLAIGIQLFIAMFSSFLVVGLVSMYDPGALDGAEIEVAAAGDAVDDLERAAAEVPGASVTPYDDGDAARSAFERNAADAVVVATRTESGRVSTVVTAPDATVETTVIVVQLRELLRTYELDERDRRTASLDESPLPLPDRGETSPYFSFTYTVLIPVLVFLPVFISGSLVVDSITEELDQGTMELLRVAPVTLAEIVDGKAAAAVGIAPGQALLWLLLLEANGTSVANVGPILALMTALTTLVVAVAVGIAAVAPDRRAAQLLYSVAVLVLFGGATAMAGGPANAVARLAIDSADATTGVLVIAYAGIAAAAYLGVRRVVTAEGFGR, from the coding sequence TTGGATAGCCGCCTGACGATCGCCGGGCGGGAGCTTGCCGGGCTGCGCGCGGAGAAGACGATCTTGCTGGCGATCGGGATCCAGCTGTTCATCGCGATGTTCTCGTCGTTCCTCGTCGTCGGGCTCGTCTCGATGTACGACCCCGGCGCGCTCGACGGGGCGGAAATCGAAGTCGCGGCCGCGGGCGACGCGGTCGACGACCTAGAGCGCGCCGCCGCGGAGGTCCCCGGGGCCTCCGTCACGCCGTACGACGACGGGGACGCGGCGCGGAGCGCGTTCGAGCGGAACGCGGCCGACGCGGTGGTGGTCGCGACCCGCACGGAGTCCGGCCGGGTGTCGACCGTCGTCACCGCGCCGGACGCCACGGTCGAGACGACGGTGATCGTGGTACAGCTGCGCGAGCTGTTGCGCACCTACGAGCTGGACGAGCGCGACCGCCGGACTGCGTCCCTCGACGAGTCGCCGCTCCCGCTCCCCGACCGGGGCGAGACCAGCCCGTACTTCTCGTTCACCTACACCGTGTTGATCCCGGTGTTGGTGTTCCTCCCGGTCTTCATCTCGGGGTCGCTCGTCGTCGACTCGATCACCGAGGAGTTAGATCAGGGGACGATGGAGCTACTCCGGGTCGCGCCCGTCACGCTCGCCGAGATCGTCGACGGGAAGGCGGCGGCGGCGGTCGGAATCGCGCCGGGACAGGCGCTGCTGTGGCTGCTGCTCCTAGAGGCGAACGGCACGTCGGTCGCGAACGTCGGCCCGATACTGGCGCTGATGACCGCGCTCACGACGCTCGTCGTCGCCGTCGCGGTCGGGATCGCGGCGGTCGCGCCCGACCGCCGGGCGGCGCAGCTGCTCTACTCGGTCGCGGTGCTCGTGCTGTTCGGCGGCGCGACCGCGATGGCCGGCGGCCCCGCGAACGCGGTCGCGCGGCTGGCCATCGACAGCGCGGACGCGACGACCGGCGTCCTCGTGATCGCGTACGCGGGCATCGCCGCGGCCGCGTACCTCGGCGTCCGGCGGGTCGTCACCGCTGAGGGGTTCGGTCGGTGA
- a CDS encoding trimeric intracellular cation channel family protein: MTGGVLAVLFGDPFAAMNTVGLVAFALVGASKAVREEFDLFGVAVVGLAMAFAGGVTRDLLVARVPLALRSPVEILLGLVGVALAVGLSARLASPDEHPLTVAADAVGLAAFATTGAIVATDAGVSAFGVVAVATINAVGGGALADVLLDRPPFILFEDFYASCAVLGGVAYWLVGTLGAPSGVAAAACAAVTVGVRLLAVAYGWRLPTATQLTERLGGKS; this comes from the coding sequence GTGACGGGGGGAGTGCTCGCGGTCCTCTTCGGCGACCCGTTCGCGGCGATGAACACGGTCGGGCTGGTCGCGTTCGCGCTGGTCGGCGCGAGCAAGGCGGTCCGCGAGGAGTTCGACCTCTTCGGCGTCGCGGTCGTCGGGCTGGCGATGGCGTTCGCCGGCGGCGTCACCCGCGACCTCCTCGTCGCCCGTGTCCCGCTCGCGCTCCGCTCGCCGGTCGAGATCCTCCTCGGGCTGGTCGGCGTCGCGCTCGCGGTGGGACTGAGCGCGCGGCTCGCCTCCCCGGACGAACACCCCCTGACGGTCGCGGCGGACGCCGTCGGGCTCGCCGCCTTCGCCACCACCGGCGCGATCGTCGCGACCGACGCCGGGGTGTCCGCGTTCGGCGTGGTCGCGGTTGCGACGATCAACGCCGTCGGCGGCGGCGCGCTCGCCGACGTGCTCCTCGACCGGCCCCCGTTCATCCTCTTCGAGGACTTCTACGCGAGCTGCGCCGTGTTGGGCGGCGTCGCCTACTGGCTGGTCGGGACGCTCGGCGCGCCCTCGGGCGTCGCGGCCGCGGCGTGCGCGGCGGTGACCGTCGGCGTCCGGCTCCTCGCCGTGGCGTACGGCTGGCGGCTCCCGACGGCGACGCAGCTCACCGAGCGCCTCGGCGGGAAGTCGTAG
- a CDS encoding DUF2797 domain-containing protein, which translates to MQVVGYETGVAGGSPGSDDGPAEGETGDPDGPVGGGLYVASGGSVDYVKADPGTELAFGLGDRRCAGTVHDGDHVACDAPDAPYCDDHSHVWVCARCTGTCLKDEMDCHESHAMYLAAFAPDVLKVGVTREWRLRTRLREQGADRAAHIRTFPDGRIAREVESELAAGDDLVDRVRVPTKLDGFGRAVDEAAWEALLDRFDPIERFEFDYGLDLAERPVAETMAAGTVRGWKGRVLALDRGGSTYAVDARDLVGHELTDAVPERELQSSLGAFGE; encoded by the coding sequence GTGCAGGTCGTCGGCTACGAGACGGGCGTCGCGGGCGGTTCGCCGGGGTCGGACGACGGTCCGGCGGAGGGCGAGACCGGCGACCCGGACGGCCCCGTCGGCGGCGGACTCTACGTCGCGAGCGGCGGGAGCGTCGACTACGTCAAGGCGGATCCGGGGACCGAACTCGCGTTCGGACTCGGCGATCGGCGCTGCGCGGGAACCGTCCACGACGGCGACCACGTCGCCTGCGACGCGCCCGACGCGCCCTACTGCGACGACCACAGTCACGTCTGGGTGTGCGCGCGGTGCACCGGAACGTGTCTGAAAGACGAGATGGACTGCCACGAGTCGCACGCGATGTACCTCGCCGCGTTCGCGCCCGACGTGCTGAAGGTGGGCGTGACCCGCGAGTGGCGCTTGCGAACGCGGCTCCGCGAGCAGGGAGCCGACCGCGCGGCGCATATTCGGACGTTCCCGGACGGCCGGATCGCCCGCGAGGTGGAGTCAGAACTGGCGGCCGGCGACGACCTCGTCGACCGCGTCCGCGTCCCGACGAAACTCGACGGGTTCGGGCGCGCAGTCGACGAGGCGGCGTGGGAGGCGCTGCTCGACCGGTTCGACCCGATAGAGCGGTTCGAGTTCGACTACGGGCTCGACCTCGCCGAGCGTCCCGTCGCCGAGACGATGGCGGCGGGGACCGTCCGCGGGTGGAAGGGCCGGGTGCTCGCGCTCGACCGCGGCGGGTCGACGTACGCGGTCGACGCGCGCGACCTCGTCGGCCACGAGCTGACCGACGCGGTGCCAGAGCGGGAGCTACAGTCGAGCCTCGGCGCGTTCGGAGAGTGA
- a CDS encoding BsuPI-related putative proteinase inhibitor: MLDAALAATETDGGVALALRIENDGSEPVTLDFRTGQRAEFTAYPAAEEADDETGDADGPDDGGPPDGDAADGDVTDSVWRYGASRMFTQALGSETLAPGESVTYEGTWRDPPAGTYRIVGDAAATDRDARTDAVVTMER, from the coding sequence ATGCTCGACGCGGCGCTCGCGGCGACGGAGACCGACGGCGGGGTGGCACTCGCGCTGCGGATCGAAAACGACGGGTCGGAGCCGGTGACGCTCGACTTCCGGACCGGGCAGCGCGCGGAGTTCACCGCGTACCCGGCGGCCGAGGAAGCGGACGACGAGACCGGGGACGCGGACGGGCCGGACGACGGTGGCCCGCCCGACGGCGACGCGGCCGACGGCGACGTGACCGACTCGGTCTGGCGGTACGGGGCGAGCCGGATGTTCACGCAGGCGCTCGGCAGCGAGACGCTCGCGCCGGGCGAGTCGGTCACCTACGAGGGGACGTGGCGGGACCCGCCCGCCGGAACGTACCGGATCGTCGGCGACGCGGCCGCGACGGACCGGGACGCCCGCACCGACGCGGTCGTCACGATGGAGAGATGA
- the menD gene encoding 2-succinyl-5-enolpyruvyl-6-hydroxy-3-cyclohexene-1-carboxylic-acid synthase: protein MTAPNRNVLWATALVDELVAAGVDAVVASPGSRSTPLTVAAAGHEELRVFSQLDERSAAYFALGRARRTGRVTPLICTSGTAAANYHPAVMEASEARVPLLALTADRPPELRDSGANQTADQEKLYGDAVRYYKDLPEPAAEDRALRSLRTTVARAVAAAEGADQGPVHLNVPFAKPLEPTPVPGDVPDDLPEAAERGRDGPYVDVTPGAPEPGDDELRALATGLADADRGLIVAGPADPPGIDPESVTALAHATGFPVLADPLSGLRYGGHTRVAPVIGGYDAYLSASLAGDGDVGSETGIDGDGWADPDAVLRLGASPTSKRLRKYLAETGADQYQVDPAGRWREAEFAATDLVVAEPSRLCARLSRLVAGGSGDPDWRAQWEAADRTAEAVHARETDAIDEESGETDEPAPGFHEGDALRAVAEALPDPATLFVSNSMPVRDLDRFVGPTTANVTALGNRGVSGIDGIVSSALGAGAGTTDDLTLVLGDLALYHDANGLLAIDRCDVDATIVAINNDGGGIFHKLPIESFEPPFTESFKTPHGLAFEPLSELHGLEYARIDARPEAVADRGENPAERAAAVADDLAAAVSRAHQAAGSHLIEVEADAESSHRTRERLAAAVEHAVHGDGPEE, encoded by the coding sequence ATGACCGCGCCGAACCGGAACGTCCTGTGGGCGACCGCGCTCGTCGACGAGCTCGTCGCCGCGGGCGTCGACGCCGTCGTCGCCTCGCCGGGCAGTCGCTCGACGCCGCTGACCGTCGCCGCCGCGGGCCACGAGGAGCTCCGCGTGTTCTCGCAGCTCGACGAGCGCTCCGCTGCCTACTTCGCGCTCGGACGCGCCCGACGGACCGGCCGAGTGACGCCGCTGATCTGTACCTCCGGCACCGCCGCCGCCAACTACCACCCCGCCGTGATGGAGGCGAGCGAGGCCCGCGTCCCCCTGCTCGCGCTCACCGCCGACCGCCCGCCGGAGCTCCGCGACTCCGGCGCGAACCAGACCGCAGACCAGGAGAAGCTGTACGGCGACGCCGTCCGGTACTACAAGGACCTCCCGGAGCCGGCCGCCGAGGACCGGGCGCTCCGGTCGCTCCGCACCACCGTCGCCCGCGCCGTCGCGGCCGCGGAGGGGGCCGACCAGGGACCGGTCCACCTCAACGTCCCGTTCGCGAAGCCGCTGGAGCCGACGCCGGTCCCCGGCGACGTGCCCGACGACCTCCCGGAAGCTGCCGAGCGCGGGCGCGACGGCCCCTACGTCGACGTGACGCCCGGCGCGCCAGAGCCGGGCGACGACGAGTTGCGCGCGCTCGCGACCGGCCTCGCTGACGCCGACCGCGGCCTGATCGTCGCCGGACCCGCGGACCCGCCGGGGATCGATCCGGAGTCGGTCACGGCGCTCGCGCACGCCACCGGGTTCCCCGTGCTGGCCGACCCGCTCTCGGGGCTCCGGTACGGGGGGCACACGCGCGTCGCGCCCGTGATCGGGGGCTACGACGCGTACCTCTCCGCCAGCCTCGCCGGCGACGGCGACGTCGGCTCCGAAACGGGGATCGACGGGGACGGCTGGGCCGACCCCGACGCGGTCCTCCGGCTCGGCGCGTCGCCGACCTCGAAGCGGCTCCGGAAGTACCTCGCCGAGACGGGGGCCGACCAGTACCAGGTCGACCCCGCCGGCCGCTGGCGCGAGGCGGAGTTCGCCGCCACCGACCTCGTCGTCGCCGAGCCGAGCCGGCTCTGCGCCCGCCTCTCGCGGCTCGTCGCGGGCGGGAGCGGGGACCCGGACTGGCGCGCGCAGTGGGAGGCGGCGGACCGGACCGCCGAGGCGGTTCACGCCCGCGAGACCGACGCGATCGACGAGGAGTCGGGCGAGACCGACGAGCCCGCTCCCGGCTTCCACGAGGGCGACGCGCTCCGCGCGGTCGCAGAGGCGCTCCCCGACCCCGCGACCCTGTTCGTCTCCAACTCGATGCCCGTCCGCGACCTCGACCGGTTCGTCGGGCCGACGACCGCGAACGTCACCGCGCTCGGGAACCGCGGGGTCTCCGGCATCGACGGCATCGTCTCCAGCGCGCTCGGCGCGGGGGCCGGGACGACCGACGACCTCACGCTCGTCCTCGGCGACCTCGCCCTGTACCACGACGCGAACGGGCTGCTGGCGATCGACCGGTGCGACGTCGACGCGACGATCGTGGCGATCAACAACGACGGCGGCGGCATCTTCCACAAACTGCCGATCGAGTCGTTCGAACCCCCGTTCACCGAGTCGTTCAAGACGCCGCACGGGCTGGCGTTCGAGCCGCTCTCGGAGCTCCACGGGCTCGAATACGCCCGGATCGACGCGCGTCCCGAGGCGGTCGCGGACCGCGGCGAGAACCCGGCGGAGCGCGCGGCGGCGGTCGCCGACGACCTCGCGGCCGCCGTCTCCCGCGCTCACCAGGCGGCGGGGTCGCACCTCATCGAGGTCGAGGCCGACGCCGAGTCCAGCCACCGGACGCGCGAGCGACTGGCGGCCGCGGTCGAGCACGCGGTCCACGGCGACGGACCGGAGGAGTAG
- a CDS encoding DUF5830 family protein, translated as MTEPSTRDEKLELGVELLAHLEREELDLAAAVDRIETITTSPGLTRDILDAAEKRGVIDRDGARLRIRRGGTYVEYESQVVAREGDFECRRCGASISTGHFVELDAGELGPFGSSCVRKVTGRETESE; from the coding sequence GTGACGGAGCCGTCGACCCGCGACGAGAAGCTGGAGCTCGGCGTCGAGCTGCTGGCGCACCTCGAACGCGAGGAGCTCGACCTCGCCGCGGCCGTCGACCGGATCGAGACGATCACGACCAGCCCCGGACTCACCCGCGACATCCTCGACGCGGCCGAGAAGCGCGGGGTCATCGACCGCGACGGCGCTCGGCTCCGGATTCGGCGGGGCGGCACGTACGTCGAGTACGAGAGTCAGGTCGTCGCGCGCGAGGGCGACTTCGAGTGCCGGCGGTGCGGCGCGTCGATCTCGACCGGCCACTTCGTCGAGCTGGACGCCGGCGAACTCGGCCCGTTCGGCTCCTCCTGCGTTCGGAAGGTGACCGGACGGGAGACCGAGTCGGAGTGA
- a CDS encoding VOC family protein, translating into MLSDTPGLHHVTGIVGDPETHAAFYGETLGLRLLRRTVNYEDMLQYHLYFGDATGSPGSVFTVFPDPTADPGRVGKPGYEAVAFAVPPDSLGYWRDRLADRGVESGPLDADARFGDRGLTLADPSGTRIELVATESDGSDPWTDGPVPARHAIRGLYGVTALPADPYGTASVLETLGFEYEAEVGDRVRYRAPGDRATAVDLLDRDVAYLREGPGTLHHAAVRVADRETLLEWHDLFRERGYDVSRVKDRHFFHSLYVRGPGGLLVELATEAPTDDGPPGPGLADPDAAGHATDLYLPPRFEADRDLIESQLPRFDGPGSDGSAARDASDDSAR; encoded by the coding sequence ATGCTCTCTGACACCCCCGGACTCCACCACGTCACGGGGATCGTCGGCGACCCCGAGACCCACGCCGCCTTCTACGGCGAGACGCTGGGGCTCCGGCTGCTCCGCCGCACGGTGAACTACGAGGACATGCTCCAGTATCACCTCTACTTCGGCGACGCGACCGGCTCGCCCGGCTCCGTGTTCACCGTCTTTCCGGACCCGACCGCCGACCCCGGCCGGGTGGGGAAGCCCGGCTACGAGGCCGTCGCCTTCGCGGTACCGCCGGACTCGCTCGGCTACTGGCGCGACCGCCTCGCCGACCGCGGCGTCGAGTCGGGACCTCTCGACGCCGACGCGCGCTTCGGCGACCGGGGGCTGACGCTCGCTGACCCGTCCGGCACGCGGATCGAGTTGGTCGCAACGGAAAGCGACGGCTCCGACCCGTGGACCGACGGCCCCGTCCCAGCCCGGCACGCGATCCGCGGGCTCTACGGCGTGACCGCGCTCCCCGCGGACCCGTACGGGACCGCGAGCGTGCTGGAGACGCTCGGCTTCGAGTACGAGGCGGAGGTGGGCGACCGGGTGCGCTACCGTGCGCCGGGCGACCGCGCGACGGCCGTCGACCTGCTCGACCGCGACGTCGCGTACCTCCGCGAGGGGCCGGGCACGCTCCACCACGCCGCGGTGCGCGTCGCGGACCGCGAGACGCTGCTGGAGTGGCACGACCTGTTCCGCGAGCGCGGGTACGACGTCTCGCGCGTGAAGGACCGCCACTTCTTCCACTCGCTGTACGTCCGCGGTCCCGGCGGGCTCCTCGTCGAACTGGCGACCGAGGCCCCGACCGACGACGGACCGCCGGGTCCGGGGCTAGCGGACCCGGACGCGGCCGGACACGCGACGGACCTGTACCTCCCGCCGCGCTTCGAGGCCGACCGCGACCTGATCGAGTCGCAGCTTCCGCGGTTCGACGGTCCCGGTTCGGACGGCTCGGCGGCGCGCGACGCTTCCGATGACTCGGCGCGATGA
- a CDS encoding alpha/beta hydrolase, whose amino-acid sequence MSRRIRGVSGPHAEATLVTGGAPAAAAEAAVVLVHGRGGTPEGLIRLADEFYRSGVAFLAPGAVRSTWYPAPHEASLSANEPALTAAVDCVAAAVDAARDAGVPPERVVIVGVSQGGAVVAEFLRRRPGRFGGAFVVSAALPGDDLGAADVEGTEREADGGGPLAGTPVALDSSEADPYVPADRVRATARVFERAGAAVDLRIDPGDGHGLSDATMARIGERLDELLGDGD is encoded by the coding sequence ATGAGCCGCCGGATCCGCGGCGTCTCCGGACCGCACGCGGAGGCGACGCTCGTGACCGGCGGCGCGCCGGCCGCGGCCGCCGAGGCCGCGGTCGTGCTGGTCCACGGCCGCGGCGGCACGCCGGAGGGGCTGATCCGGCTCGCCGACGAGTTCTACCGGTCGGGCGTCGCCTTCCTCGCGCCCGGCGCGGTCCGGTCGACGTGGTACCCGGCCCCGCACGAGGCGTCGCTGTCGGCCAACGAGCCGGCGCTGACCGCCGCGGTCGACTGCGTCGCGGCCGCGGTCGACGCCGCGCGCGACGCCGGCGTCCCGCCCGAGCGCGTCGTCATCGTCGGCGTCTCGCAGGGCGGAGCGGTCGTCGCCGAGTTCCTCCGTCGTCGGCCCGGCCGGTTCGGCGGCGCGTTCGTCGTCTCGGCCGCGCTGCCGGGCGACGACCTCGGTGCGGCCGACGTTGAGGGGACGGAGCGAGAGGCGGACGGAGGCGGCCCCCTCGCCGGGACGCCCGTCGCGCTCGACAGCAGCGAGGCCGACCCGTACGTGCCCGCCGACCGCGTTCGGGCGACCGCGCGGGTCTTCGAGCGCGCCGGAGCCGCGGTCGATCTCAGGATCGACCCGGGGGACGGCCACGGACTCTCGGACGCGACGATGGCCCGGATCGGCGAGCGACTCGATGAACTGCTCGGCGACGGCGACTGA
- a CDS encoding DUF2249 domain-containing protein, with translation MTELDVREIPPNERHDRIHDAFDDLEPGESLTIVNDHDPKPLYYELSAEVPAFDDEAYAVEREGPERFVAELPKSASGSEPEKVRLDDIDGEPAAQAFPGTEPKTVRLSLPAGEGVAEHDHPHRDVLFHALEGSFDVALGGESHRVEAGELLRFDGERRVEPTAREDATALIVLAPRGEA, from the coding sequence ATGACCGAACTCGACGTCAGGGAGATCCCGCCGAACGAGCGACACGACCGGATCCACGACGCGTTCGACGACTTGGAGCCGGGCGAGTCGCTCACGATAGTGAACGATCACGACCCGAAGCCGCTCTACTACGAGCTGTCGGCGGAGGTCCCCGCGTTCGACGACGAGGCGTACGCAGTCGAGCGCGAGGGACCCGAGCGGTTCGTCGCCGAACTGCCGAAGTCGGCGTCGGGATCCGAGCCGGAGAAGGTCCGGCTCGACGACATCGACGGCGAGCCGGCCGCGCAGGCGTTCCCGGGTACCGAGCCGAAGACGGTCCGGCTCTCGCTGCCGGCGGGAGAGGGCGTCGCGGAACACGACCACCCCCACAGGGACGTGCTGTTCCACGCGCTGGAGGGGAGCTTCGACGTCGCGCTCGGCGGCGAGAGCCACCGCGTCGAGGCCGGCGAACTGCTCCGGTTCGACGGCGAGCGACGCGTGGAGCCGACCGCGCGCGAGGACGCCACCGCGCTGATCGTGTTGGCTCCGCGGGGCGAGGCGTAG
- a CDS encoding halocyanin domain-containing protein, translating into MTDDTTLDRRRFVQATTAAGATLLLAGCSGGGGDGGDGSDGSDGGDSSDGSDGSDGGSGGDGGDTQYLAEEPDYGGWFDGANNYEQTVDATGQDEVTVDVGAGDGLAFGPAAVAVSPGTTVVWEWTGQGGGHNVAAESGDFESETVQEEGHTFEYTFEEPGTYEYVCTPHSSVGMKGAVVVQ; encoded by the coding sequence ATGACCGACGACACCACACTCGATCGACGACGGTTCGTACAGGCGACGACCGCCGCGGGCGCGACGCTCCTGCTCGCCGGCTGTTCCGGCGGGGGCGGTGACGGCGGCGACGGAAGTGACGGCTCGGACGGAGGTGACAGCAGCGACGGCTCTGACGGCTCTGACGGCGGAAGCGGTGGCGACGGAGGGGACACGCAGTACCTCGCCGAGGAGCCGGACTACGGCGGCTGGTTCGACGGCGCGAACAACTACGAACAGACCGTCGACGCCACCGGGCAGGATGAAGTCACGGTCGATGTCGGCGCGGGAGACGGTCTCGCGTTCGGCCCGGCCGCGGTGGCGGTGAGTCCGGGGACTACTGTCGTCTGGGAGTGGACCGGGCAGGGCGGCGGCCACAACGTCGCCGCGGAGTCGGGCGACTTCGAGAGCGAAACGGTCCAAGAGGAGGGACACACCTTCGAGTACACCTTCGAGGAGCCGGGGACGTACGAGTACGTCTGTACGCCCCACAGTTCGGTCGGTATGAAAGGCGCTGTCGTCGTTCAGTAG